A single genomic interval of Terriglobus albidus harbors:
- a CDS encoding beta-L-arabinofuranosidase domain-containing protein, producing MFSRFRPNLSRRQFMKYAGLASASPVFDSSFDWLGDPAKSVRTGEFQLLPLGSVQPKGWLRRQLEIQANGLSGHLDETWPDVGPKSGWLGGTGESWERGPYFLDGLIPLAYLLGDERLKAKAQRFVDWTLKSQTADGMFGPASNNDWWPRMVMLKALAQYQEATADPRVVPMMQRYFKYQLAALPNRPLTSWGRFRWQDQVLTVLWLYDRAPDPALLDLAKLLRAQGYDWMAQYENFQYKEKMSSAHLDQMEKMPGFKDIKLATHGVNNGQAVKTGAIWSRVSGADSDRQAVLKMIAELDRYHGLPNGMFSCDEHLAGRSPSQGSELCTVVEYMYSLEQSLAVLGDASLADRLEKLAFNALPGTMTDDMWAHQYDQQPNQVECSLHKEPWSTNGPESNLYGLEPHFGCCTANFSQGWPKFAANLFMTSAQGAVVAAAYSPCEAQLKLQGTNVHIAQETEYPFRGSIRMAVNPSKPVKFPFLLRIPGWADGAEIAVNGRKENAPSAGTFARVDREWKQGDVITISFPMQPRVITGFNNSVSVERGPLVFSYNIGQDWLKLRDRGMTADWQVYPSSRWNYALAVDPAGSSQKITVTERALGDRPFAAEGTPTQLQVKAKLLPSWMANEGTAAVVPESPVESAEKEETIALVPYAAAKLRITSFPRLKESS from the coding sequence TTGTTCTCTCGTTTCCGTCCAAACCTAAGCCGCCGTCAGTTCATGAAGTATGCGGGACTCGCGTCGGCATCACCAGTTTTTGATTCGTCATTTGACTGGCTAGGCGATCCAGCGAAGTCCGTACGCACCGGCGAATTCCAGTTGCTTCCGCTGGGAAGCGTTCAGCCGAAGGGATGGCTCAGACGCCAACTGGAGATTCAGGCGAACGGGCTTAGCGGGCATCTGGATGAGACCTGGCCTGACGTTGGCCCCAAGAGCGGCTGGCTCGGCGGCACCGGAGAATCATGGGAGCGCGGACCGTATTTTCTGGATGGCCTAATCCCGCTGGCGTATCTGCTCGGTGATGAACGCCTCAAGGCGAAGGCGCAGCGGTTCGTGGATTGGACACTCAAGAGTCAGACTGCGGATGGCATGTTCGGACCGGCCTCGAATAACGACTGGTGGCCACGCATGGTCATGCTGAAGGCGCTTGCTCAGTATCAGGAGGCTACTGCCGATCCACGCGTCGTTCCCATGATGCAGCGTTACTTCAAGTACCAGCTCGCAGCGCTGCCGAATCGGCCGCTCACATCATGGGGAAGATTTCGCTGGCAGGACCAGGTCCTGACCGTGCTGTGGCTCTACGATCGCGCGCCTGATCCGGCGTTGCTCGATCTTGCAAAGCTTCTGCGCGCACAGGGATACGACTGGATGGCGCAGTACGAGAACTTTCAATACAAAGAGAAGATGTCGTCTGCCCATCTCGATCAGATGGAGAAGATGCCGGGCTTCAAAGACATCAAGCTCGCGACGCACGGCGTGAACAACGGGCAGGCCGTGAAGACAGGAGCCATCTGGTCGCGCGTCTCCGGTGCGGACTCTGACCGGCAGGCTGTATTGAAGATGATCGCGGAACTCGATCGCTACCATGGCCTGCCTAACGGTATGTTTTCCTGCGACGAACATCTCGCAGGTCGGAGCCCATCGCAGGGATCGGAGCTCTGCACCGTGGTGGAGTACATGTACTCGCTGGAACAGTCGCTGGCTGTCTTGGGCGATGCCTCGCTTGCAGACCGGCTCGAGAAGCTGGCCTTCAATGCATTACCCGGAACCATGACGGACGACATGTGGGCACATCAGTATGATCAGCAGCCCAACCAGGTCGAATGCAGCCTGCACAAGGAGCCATGGTCGACCAATGGTCCGGAATCGAATTTATATGGATTAGAACCTCACTTCGGTTGCTGCACCGCGAACTTCAGCCAGGGATGGCCGAAGTTCGCAGCCAATCTATTCATGACCTCAGCGCAAGGCGCAGTTGTGGCTGCTGCGTACAGTCCGTGCGAAGCGCAGCTCAAGCTGCAGGGAACTAACGTCCACATCGCCCAGGAGACGGAGTACCCCTTTCGCGGCAGTATCCGCATGGCCGTCAATCCATCGAAGCCAGTGAAGTTTCCATTCCTGTTGCGGATTCCCGGCTGGGCAGATGGTGCGGAGATCGCGGTGAATGGCCGCAAGGAAAACGCACCGAGCGCCGGCACCTTCGCGCGTGTGGATCGAGAATGGAAGCAGGGAGACGTCATCACCATCAGCTTCCCCATGCAGCCTCGCGTGATCACGGGCTTCAACAACTCGGTCTCGGTAGAGCGCGGCCCGCTGGTCTTCTCCTACAACATCGGGCAGGACTGGCTGAAGCTGCGCGACCGTGGAATGACTGCGGACTGGCAGGTCTATCCCAGCTCGCGCTGGAACTATGCGCTTGCGGTCGATCCTGCAGGCTCATCGCAGAAGATTACGGTCACGGAACGTGCATTGGGAGACCGGCCATTCGCAGCCGAAGGAACTCCAACGCAATTGCAGGTTAAGGCAAAGCTGTTGCCTTCGTGGATGGCGAATGAAGGGACAGCCGCAGTTGTGCCGGAGAGCCCGGTCGAGAGTGCGGAGAAGGAAGAGACGATTGCACTGGTTCCGTATGCGGCAGCCAAGCTCCGCATTACGTCCTTTCCGCGTTTGAAAGAGAGCAGTTAG
- a CDS encoding helix-turn-helix domain-containing protein: MLSEQRRQPSTNSFDTVSRIGELVRQWRTLRHLTQLELALEAGISARHLSFIESGKALPSREMVTQLAEALAIPLRERNALFLAAGFAPTHRETGLAQPEMALINRAIEFILKQQEPYPALVLNRHWDITRANEGAAAFMNFVFDTPPDDPNMIRQIFSDHLLRPFIANWDEVASDLIRRLHHEIDWAPTDEKLRALLEFALANPHVPEKSKVRPMEVPMSPTLNFVIRKNGVELSFFSTWTSFAAPHDVTLDELRIESSFPADDASARLWERIIAGEFTR; the protein is encoded by the coding sequence ATGCTATCTGAGCAGCGCCGCCAGCCGTCCACAAATTCCTTCGACACTGTGAGTAGAATCGGCGAGCTCGTTCGCCAATGGCGTACCCTTCGCCACCTCACCCAGCTTGAGCTTGCGCTCGAAGCTGGCATCTCTGCCCGCCACCTCAGCTTCATCGAAAGCGGCAAGGCTCTGCCCAGCCGGGAGATGGTGACGCAGCTTGCCGAGGCGCTTGCCATTCCACTCAGGGAGCGCAACGCTCTGTTCCTCGCCGCGGGATTTGCTCCCACACATCGCGAGACCGGCCTGGCGCAGCCGGAGATGGCGTTGATCAATCGAGCGATCGAGTTCATCCTCAAACAGCAGGAGCCCTATCCGGCCCTGGTCCTCAACCGCCACTGGGACATTACGCGGGCGAATGAAGGTGCAGCCGCATTCATGAACTTCGTCTTCGACACACCGCCCGATGACCCCAACATGATCCGGCAGATCTTTAGCGATCACCTGCTGCGGCCCTTCATCGCCAACTGGGATGAGGTGGCGTCTGACCTTATCCGTCGCCTGCATCACGAGATCGATTGGGCGCCGACGGACGAAAAGCTGCGTGCGCTGCTGGAGTTCGCTCTGGCGAATCCCCATGTGCCGGAGAAGTCGAAGGTGCGGCCGATGGAAGTTCCGATGTCGCCGACATTAAACTTCGTCATCCGCAAGAATGGTGTGGAGCTCAGCTTCTTTTCAACCTGGACCAGCTTCGCCGCACCGCACGACGTAACGCTTGATGAACTGCGCATCGAGTCCTCATTTCCCGCGGATGATGCGAGCGCGCGGTTGTGGGAGAGGATCATCGCCGGTGAGTTCACGCGGTGA
- the htpG gene encoding molecular chaperone HtpG, whose product MSKQQFQTEVSQLLHLIVHSLYSHPEIFLRELISNSSDALDKLRHLSLTDETYKALVGNGIDSPRIDLDLDEASKTLSLSDTGIGMSEEDLISHLGTIARSGTKNFLSQLSGDDRKDSNLIGQFGVGFYSVFMVADKVEVVSRKAREEKTYRWISDGKTGFEIEEVTGDAARKAAGTTILIHFNDEGAQYANGWRLQEIVKKYSNHIAFPIFLTYEKSEWDEEKKESIKTRTTEQVNAASAMWRRSKSELTDDDYKELYKSIAGDWEDPLFWFHTRAEGTLEYTTLFYIPAKAPLDLYQADYKGGVKLYVKRVFIMDDSRDLLPQYLRFVRGIIDSEDLPLNVSREILQQNKVLTSIKTASVKKILSELKTIATNDPEKYAKFIAEYNRPLKEGLYGDFANRETLLELIRFKSSKVAGLTSFAEAKDRMQPEQKALYYITGGTESMLRNSPLLEIYKKKGIEVLILDDDVDEIVFSTVAKYGDIDLKAVNKSSTSGDLKDEAAPEKAEELKPLLEKIKATLGDAVKEVRASSRLADSPSVIVSDEDEPSARMRQMMQAMGQTNLPELQPTLEINPDHEIIRKLLSDTSNGKVEDAAWLLFDQALLLEGVPLKDPATFVQRLNRVLNQSI is encoded by the coding sequence ATGTCAAAGCAGCAATTTCAGACTGAAGTCTCTCAGCTCCTGCACCTGATCGTTCACTCGCTTTACTCACACCCGGAGATCTTTCTCCGCGAGCTCATCTCCAACTCCTCCGATGCGCTCGACAAGCTGCGTCACCTCAGCTTGACCGACGAGACCTACAAGGCCCTCGTCGGCAACGGCATCGACTCACCGCGCATCGACCTCGACCTCGACGAGGCCAGCAAGACCCTGTCTCTCTCCGACACCGGCATCGGTATGAGCGAGGAAGACCTGATCTCGCACCTCGGCACCATCGCCCGCTCCGGCACGAAGAACTTCCTGTCGCAGCTCTCCGGCGATGACCGTAAGGACTCCAACCTTATCGGCCAGTTCGGCGTCGGCTTCTACTCCGTCTTCATGGTCGCCGACAAGGTTGAGGTCGTCTCGCGCAAGGCCAGGGAAGAGAAGACCTATCGCTGGATCAGCGACGGCAAGACCGGCTTCGAGATTGAAGAGGTGACCGGCGATGCCGCACGCAAGGCTGCCGGAACCACGATCCTGATCCACTTCAACGACGAGGGCGCGCAGTACGCCAACGGCTGGCGCCTGCAGGAGATCGTCAAGAAGTACTCCAACCACATCGCCTTCCCCATCTTCCTGACCTATGAGAAGAGTGAGTGGGATGAAGAGAAGAAGGAGTCGATCAAGACCCGCACTACCGAGCAGGTCAACGCTGCCAGCGCCATGTGGCGCCGGTCGAAGTCTGAGCTCACGGATGACGATTACAAAGAGCTCTACAAGTCGATCGCCGGCGACTGGGAGGACCCGCTCTTCTGGTTCCACACCCGCGCCGAGGGCACGCTCGAGTACACCACATTGTTCTACATCCCGGCCAAGGCTCCGCTTGATCTTTACCAGGCGGACTACAAGGGCGGCGTCAAGCTGTACGTCAAGCGCGTCTTCATCATGGACGACTCCCGGGATCTGCTGCCGCAGTATCTGCGCTTCGTCCGTGGCATCATCGACTCCGAAGATCTGCCGCTGAATGTCTCGCGCGAGATCCTGCAGCAGAACAAGGTGCTGACCAGCATCAAGACCGCCAGCGTCAAGAAGATCCTCTCTGAGCTCAAGACGATTGCGACCAACGATCCTGAAAAGTACGCGAAGTTCATCGCCGAGTACAACCGTCCTCTCAAGGAAGGCCTCTACGGTGACTTCGCCAATCGCGAGACGCTGCTGGAGCTGATCCGCTTCAAGTCGTCGAAGGTTGCAGGACTCACCTCGTTTGCTGAGGCGAAGGATCGTATGCAGCCGGAGCAGAAAGCCCTCTACTACATCACCGGCGGCACCGAGTCGATGCTGCGCAACTCACCGCTGCTCGAGATCTACAAGAAGAAGGGCATTGAGGTTCTGATCCTTGACGACGACGTTGACGAGATCGTCTTCTCGACGGTCGCGAAGTATGGCGACATCGATCTCAAGGCCGTCAACAAGTCGTCTACCTCGGGAGATCTCAAAGACGAGGCCGCACCGGAGAAGGCCGAAGAGCTGAAGCCGCTGTTGGAGAAGATCAAGGCCACGCTCGGCGATGCGGTGAAAGAGGTACGTGCTTCCTCACGGCTCGCCGACAGTCCCTCGGTCATCGTCTCCGACGAGGACGAGCCCTCAGCCCGCATGCGCCAGATGATGCAGGCGATGGGACAGACAAACCTGCCGGAGCTGCAGCCAACGCTCGAGATCAATCCCGATCACGAGATCATCCGCAAGCTGCTGTCCGATACCAGCAACGGCAAGGTAGAAGACGCCGCCTGGCTGCTCTTCGACCAGGCACTGTTGTTGGAAGGTGTGCCGCTGAAAGATCCGGCTACCTTTGTGCAGCGGTTGAACCGGGTGTTGAATCAATCGATCTAG
- a CDS encoding lipase family protein, which translates to MSTTAYAPASLSSKGTAQCQASTNPPALPQLVPPNFDAQLAYVLGLCCNAANDQYTKYVTNTPLDPSNRFGPKSWQIQSVAPTPWDPDFSQIVAQGYKPNPTHTNLSVYETDINGNSVKIPAGFIARLEPTDTDKSSIIVVSFHGTQNSYEVNTVDNYIVPAVFGNLGSVHGGFYNQYTTGSTGQGDLSHRADGSLAQQISQYFDDNEDPTLSVKVTGHSLGGALATLCALDIALNLESKFDAISMYSLASPRVADTLVVIPAAAETFVSNYQEYVPDSYRIVNQLDSIPQLPYPVTPPIPPLNYCAHVLGDLDAILFGIVKPSLLDLNVISFQDKNDQNTDSPPACQGAHSCPAVYVPFLKRLAAQFA; encoded by the coding sequence ATGTCGACCACTGCCTATGCACCGGCTTCACTTTCCTCTAAGGGAACAGCACAATGTCAAGCAAGCACGAACCCACCTGCACTGCCTCAATTAGTCCCACCAAACTTTGATGCTCAGCTCGCGTATGTTCTTGGCTTGTGCTGCAACGCGGCGAATGATCAATACACGAAATATGTAACCAACACGCCCTTGGATCCTAGTAACCGGTTTGGCCCTAAGAGCTGGCAGATCCAATCCGTTGCGCCCACCCCCTGGGACCCTGATTTTTCCCAGATCGTCGCGCAGGGATACAAACCCAATCCAACACATACCAACTTGTCAGTCTATGAAACAGATATAAACGGTAACTCCGTGAAGATCCCGGCGGGATTTATCGCGCGGCTTGAGCCGACAGACACGGACAAGAGCAGCATCATCGTCGTGTCCTTCCACGGTACTCAGAACAGCTACGAGGTGAACACGGTTGACAATTACATCGTCCCTGCTGTGTTTGGGAATCTGGGATCGGTGCACGGAGGCTTTTATAACCAGTACACCACCGGCTCCACGGGACAGGGCGATTTGAGCCATCGAGCCGACGGTTCACTCGCGCAGCAGATCTCCCAGTATTTCGATGACAACGAAGATCCAACTCTGTCGGTGAAGGTCACGGGACATAGCCTGGGTGGAGCGTTGGCTACACTGTGCGCCCTGGATATCGCTCTCAACTTAGAGTCCAAATTTGACGCGATCTCGATGTACAGTCTGGCAAGTCCACGTGTGGCTGACACATTGGTAGTAATTCCGGCGGCCGCCGAAACGTTCGTTTCGAATTACCAGGAGTATGTCCCCGACAGCTATCGCATCGTTAACCAGTTGGATTCGATACCGCAACTTCCTTACCCTGTCACTCCACCAATTCCACCGCTGAATTATTGCGCCCACGTCCTTGGCGACCTGGACGCGATACTCTTTGGAATCGTCAAGCCCTCCCTGCTCGACCTAAACGTCATCAGCTTCCAGGATAAGAATGATCAGAATACTGATTCGCCTCCGGCTTGTCAGGGAGCCCATTCCTGTCCTGCTGTGTACGTACCTTTCCTGAAGAGACTCGCAGCCCAGTTCGCGTAA
- a CDS encoding phosphatidylinositol-specific phospholipase C1-like protein, whose product MTSSRLGTGLLALAAVAAAAQTSNKQDKLLHLNQIQVVGSHNSYNTGFAPSEEKYFSGHFPDAFHGVDYHHQPLPKQLDAGVRQLELDIVTDPAGGRFSHPKIVGLTKEAGLPADPDFDPQHELDKPGFKVIHLGDVNQRSSCQTFVHCLQDIRGWSKAHPKHVPILLLIEDKQGRLSQLPGATTAEPWTAETWNALDAEIRSVFPARELITPDKVRGKYPTLEAAVLAGAWPTLAESRGKVLFLLYNRPSAPAYLEGHPLLQGRVLFTNSEPGKPDAAFVERDKGSQDEIRALVKSGYLVRTRADFNTDQGRTNDTTRRDLTLASGAQMVSTDFLVSEPAPWTGYTVGLPGGVPARCNPVNAPTGCKDELLEPGVRTKEPSPSHQP is encoded by the coding sequence ATGACATCTTCCAGGTTAGGTACGGGTCTGCTTGCGCTGGCGGCGGTGGCCGCCGCCGCACAGACGAGCAATAAGCAGGACAAGCTTCTTCATCTGAACCAGATCCAGGTGGTGGGCTCACACAACAGCTACAACACCGGCTTCGCGCCCAGCGAAGAGAAGTACTTCTCCGGGCATTTTCCTGACGCCTTTCACGGCGTGGACTATCATCACCAGCCGCTGCCGAAACAGCTTGATGCCGGAGTCCGTCAACTGGAGCTGGATATTGTTACCGATCCCGCGGGCGGCCGCTTCTCGCATCCGAAGATCGTTGGACTGACGAAGGAAGCCGGCCTTCCCGCCGATCCTGACTTCGATCCGCAGCACGAGCTGGATAAGCCCGGCTTCAAGGTTATTCATCTGGGCGACGTCAACCAGCGCAGCAGTTGCCAGACCTTTGTGCACTGCCTGCAAGACATTCGCGGATGGTCGAAGGCACATCCCAAACATGTGCCGATTCTGTTGTTGATTGAAGACAAGCAGGGACGTTTAAGCCAGCTTCCAGGAGCCACCACCGCCGAGCCGTGGACGGCAGAGACATGGAACGCGCTGGATGCGGAGATCCGCTCTGTCTTTCCAGCCCGGGAGCTCATCACTCCGGACAAAGTGCGGGGCAAGTATCCAACGCTGGAAGCTGCCGTACTCGCCGGCGCGTGGCCGACACTGGCGGAGTCGCGCGGCAAGGTTCTCTTTCTTCTGTATAACCGGCCGTCTGCTCCCGCTTATTTAGAAGGTCATCCGCTGCTTCAGGGACGCGTGCTCTTTACCAACTCTGAGCCTGGCAAACCCGACGCTGCATTTGTAGAGCGCGACAAGGGTTCGCAGGATGAGATCCGCGCGCTGGTGAAGAGCGGCTATCTTGTACGCACACGTGCAGACTTCAATACTGACCAGGGCCGCACGAACGATACCACCCGACGTGACCTGACACTGGCAAGCGGAGCGCAGATGGTCAGCACAGATTTCCTAGTCTCAGAACCCGCTCCGTGGACGGGCTACACCGTCGGTCTTCCTGGTGGTGTGCCAGCGCGCTGCAATCCGGTAAACGCACCCACAGGATGCAAAGACGAACTGCTGGAGCCGGGGGTGAGGACGAAGGAGCCATCTCCTTCGCATCAGCCGTAA
- a CDS encoding TetR/AcrR family transcriptional regulator, whose protein sequence is MAERILKAAEVLMIERGYSAFSYADISEAVEIKKPSIHHHFPTKAGLVAAVLKAHREKTIEGTEQLDRQIEDPWKRLHAYVQYWEGCIRGRTVPFCVAALMGAELPSLPEEVQAEVRLHFSALGEWLERTLKAGVKAGVIKLQDSAATEAQTLMAVVHGAMLSARATGKCDVFKQVTGAALKRIAAPKH, encoded by the coding sequence ATGGCAGAACGCATTCTGAAGGCAGCGGAGGTCCTGATGATCGAGAGGGGATACTCGGCCTTCAGTTATGCCGACATCTCCGAAGCGGTGGAGATCAAAAAGCCGAGCATCCATCATCACTTCCCGACCAAGGCTGGTCTGGTCGCGGCTGTTCTCAAAGCGCATCGCGAAAAGACCATCGAAGGGACCGAACAGCTCGACAGGCAGATCGAAGATCCGTGGAAGCGCCTTCATGCCTATGTCCAGTACTGGGAGGGGTGTATCCGAGGACGGACGGTCCCCTTCTGCGTGGCTGCCCTGATGGGAGCGGAACTTCCATCCCTGCCAGAGGAAGTGCAAGCCGAGGTACGCCTGCACTTCAGTGCGCTGGGGGAGTGGCTGGAACGAACCCTGAAGGCCGGCGTGAAAGCAGGCGTCATTAAGTTGCAGGATTCAGCAGCAACGGAAGCTCAGACGCTGATGGCGGTGGTCCACGGGGCGATGCTCTCGGCGCGCGCCACCGGCAAGTGCGATGTCTTCAAGCAAGTTACAGGAGCGGCGCTCAAGCGGATCGCTGCCCCGAAACACTAA
- a CDS encoding nuclear transport factor 2 family protein: protein MADTKTLIEQAYSAFNKRDINGVLALMTHDVNWPKVSEGGRAVGKEEVRAYWTRQWGEFDPHVEPLEITEEDGGRIRVRVHQLVKNLQGDVLSDSEVLHVFTVKAGLIAAMDIGDEADAASAPSAAFAHRS, encoded by the coding sequence ATGGCAGACACGAAGACCCTGATTGAGCAAGCGTACTCTGCATTCAACAAGCGTGACATCAACGGTGTCTTAGCCCTGATGACGCACGACGTGAACTGGCCCAAGGTTTCGGAGGGCGGTAGAGCTGTAGGCAAGGAAGAGGTCCGCGCCTACTGGACCCGGCAATGGGGAGAGTTCGATCCCCATGTCGAGCCACTGGAAATCACCGAGGAAGACGGAGGTAGGATCCGCGTCAGAGTGCACCAACTCGTCAAGAACCTTCAAGGGGATGTTCTATCGGACAGCGAAGTTCTCCATGTGTTCACGGTGAAGGCCGGCCTGATTGCAGCTATGGATATTGGAGATGAAGCGGACGCGGCTTCTGCTCCATCTGCCGCATTCGCACATCGATCCTGA
- a CDS encoding TIGR03435 family protein, giving the protein MRSKLSIFAASLAFCLQATFGQSAEVPPTFEVATIKLNNPDMKVPGMTQGVAPSERRVFARDSLVSLVRWAYGLQKNEQVQAHERWMADERFELDARVGEPTASSMASLSQEERLAKLRLMMRTLLHERFGLEVRQQEQEQRVIALMVTKGGLKLKSPGEMGEHTLRGIWSSPGRADATNATMKDLADLLVNLPEADGLPVVDRTGFQGEFAMSLRYVPVSVQSEGPTLFTALEEQLGVKLVRARDVVGTVVIDAAHRPSEN; this is encoded by the coding sequence ATGCGATCCAAACTGAGTATCTTCGCGGCTTCTCTTGCATTTTGCCTTCAGGCTACATTCGGCCAAAGTGCTGAAGTTCCTCCCACCTTTGAGGTAGCGACTATAAAGCTCAATAATCCGGACATGAAGGTCCCGGGAATGACACAGGGAGTTGCTCCGTCTGAGCGACGTGTCTTTGCACGCGACTCACTCGTATCTCTGGTGCGCTGGGCTTATGGACTTCAGAAAAACGAACAAGTGCAGGCTCACGAACGATGGATGGCGGACGAGCGCTTTGAACTAGATGCAAGAGTTGGAGAGCCGACTGCTTCTTCGATGGCCTCGCTATCTCAAGAGGAACGGCTGGCAAAGTTGCGGCTAATGATGCGGACTTTGCTTCATGAGAGGTTTGGCCTGGAGGTGCGGCAGCAGGAGCAGGAACAACGAGTGATTGCTCTCATGGTGACCAAAGGCGGACTGAAGCTGAAGAGCCCGGGAGAGATGGGAGAACACACGCTGCGTGGCATCTGGTCGTCACCCGGCCGCGCAGATGCCACCAACGCAACGATGAAAGATTTGGCGGATTTACTGGTCAATCTCCCGGAGGCGGATGGACTGCCTGTAGTGGACCGAACGGGATTTCAGGGCGAGTTCGCGATGTCGCTGCGGTATGTGCCAGTGTCGGTGCAGAGTGAGGGGCCGACGTTGTTTACTGCTCTCGAAGAACAGTTGGGGGTGAAGTTGGTTCGTGCGAGGGATGTTGTTGGGACAGTTGTGATTGATGCGGCGCATCGGCCTTCTGAGAACTAA
- a CDS encoding CPBP family intramembrane glutamic endopeptidase, with protein sequence MAHAGLLFELMVLFIGVPAAYRLSPVRIPALPVLWLAAGYAWWQLARDPGFDRRQLWNPAPLGSNLVSILTIFLVVAALQWAGVHWLAPNLEWSFARRHTRFWAMVMLLYPVLSVYPQAFLYRAFFMHRYAGLFPATPAGGLMLVFASAAVFGGMHIVFRNNLAVALTFLGGLLFAWRYQHTGSLFVSSIEHALYGCWLFTVGLGQYFYHGVWPKPD encoded by the coding sequence ATGGCGCACGCGGGGCTGCTGTTTGAGTTGATGGTTCTATTTATCGGAGTACCGGCGGCATACCGGCTTTCGCCGGTACGTATTCCGGCCTTGCCGGTACTTTGGCTGGCGGCCGGGTATGCATGGTGGCAACTGGCTCGCGATCCTGGCTTCGATCGCAGGCAGCTATGGAACCCGGCTCCGCTGGGAAGTAACCTGGTCAGCATTCTGACGATCTTCCTTGTCGTAGCGGCACTGCAGTGGGCAGGCGTGCACTGGCTGGCGCCCAATCTGGAGTGGAGCTTCGCGCGCCGGCACACACGCTTCTGGGCGATGGTGATGCTGCTGTATCCGGTTCTCTCTGTCTATCCACAGGCGTTTCTCTATCGAGCTTTCTTCATGCATCGCTATGCCGGGCTATTTCCGGCGACACCTGCGGGCGGACTGATGCTGGTCTTTGCAAGCGCGGCTGTCTTCGGCGGGATGCATATTGTCTTCCGCAACAATCTGGCGGTCGCGCTGACGTTCCTCGGAGGCCTGCTGTTTGCCTGGCGATATCAGCACACGGGCTCTCTGTTTGTCTCCAGCATTGAACATGCCCTGTATGGCTGCTGGCTGTTCACCGTGGGTTTGGGACAGTACTTTTATCACGGGGTCTGGCCAAAGCCCGATTGA
- a CDS encoding SRPBCC family protein: protein MSLQTVTRAAESDLEPIEIYKVLADVSNLPRWAPAFADSIESTDKTHFRVTKNGDSFDMELFLHPAALAVDYIREMADHRRGGAYIRVTPRPLGGSAVIITVPIAPTTNESDVAKVLEQELAEIIRLTRP from the coding sequence ATGTCCCTCCAAACCGTAACGCGCGCCGCCGAGTCCGACCTTGAGCCCATCGAGATCTACAAGGTTCTCGCTGACGTCAGCAATCTCCCCAGATGGGCGCCCGCCTTTGCCGATTCGATTGAGTCCACCGATAAAACTCACTTCCGTGTCACCAAAAACGGCGACAGTTTCGACATGGAGCTCTTCCTGCATCCGGCAGCTCTCGCCGTCGACTACATCCGGGAGATGGCTGACCACAGGCGGGGCGGCGCTTACATCCGTGTAACACCTCGCCCGCTGGGTGGCAGCGCCGTCATCATTACGGTTCCCATCGCCCCTACGACGAACGAGTCCGATGTCGCGAAGGTCCTGGAGCAGGAGTTGGCGGAGATTATCCGGCTTACCCGGCCGTAA